The Arachis ipaensis cultivar K30076 chromosome B07, Araip1.1, whole genome shotgun sequence genomic interval GAAGGCAAAGAAGAGACAGGAGCTCGTTTCTCGCTCCTCGAAGCCACTCGCAGCAGCGGAGAATGGCAAAGCAGAGAAGGACATCTTCGATGGGAGTCTGAACTGCTCAATCTGCATGCAGTTGCCGGAGAGACCCGTGACGGTTAGTTTGTTCTGTTCTGGATTGCTTCCTCATGTCAATGTTCACACCATTCAATTTTTCGgagctgattttttttttttggttgggtGTGCAGACGCCGTGTGGTCACAACTTTTGTTTGAAGTGCTTCCAGAAGTGGATTGGGCAGGCAAAGCGGACCTGTGCGAATTGTCGCAGTCAGATCCCACCTAAGATGGCCGAAAACCCTCGGATTAACGACCAGCTGGCCATTGCGATCCGTTTGGCAAGGCAGATGAAGGCCACGGGGATGGTTGGTGCGGTGGCGCAGCCCAAGGTGTATGTTTCTCGAAAAAACGACGAGCTTCCAGACACTTGCTTCACCACTGAGCGGGCGAAGAAGACTGGCAAGGCCAACGCGTGCAGTGGTAAGATTTTTGTGACGATCCCTTCGGATTTTTTGGGTCCAATCACTGCTGAGTATGATCCCAGGAACAATCGTGGGGTTCTTGTTGGTGATACTTGGGAGGACAGAATGGATTGCAGGCAGTGGGGCGCCCATTTCCCTCATGTTGCGGGCATTGCTGGTCAAAAGGGTTTTGGTGCTCAGTCTGTAGCACTTTCAGGTGGCTATGTTGATGACGAGGATCATGGAGAGTGGTTCCTCTACACTGGAAGGTAACTAACTGCTTTGCATACTCATTTGCTTGTTTTCTATGTCTCTGTTGATTGAGTTTCTTTGTGGTTGTTTTGTCTGCAGTGGTGGAAAGGACCTTAGTGGCAACAAACGCACCAACAAAACACATTCATTTGACCAGAAGTTTGACAACATGAATGAGGCCCTCAGAGTGAGTTGCCAACAAGGTTATCCTGTTAGGGTTGTGAGGTCAGTTATGTCAATCATTTTTATAATCATTCCCCTTCATCACATGTAATTGATTGACCAAATCTATGCACCAGAAGATACCCACATTGCTTTTTTATTATTCCAAATCTATTTATGCTTATATGCaataaaatcaatttatttcaTTGCCTTGGCTTTTATTTCTTCTCCCAAAGTTTCCTTCTAATTTGTGTTGACGTACTGTGTGAATATGAATGGTTTAGTCTGTTTAATTTTTCAGTTGATTCTCGTGCTTGCTCATATTTTTGGATTGTCTTGGTCATGCCTTTCATCCGAGTCTCGTGCTTCTGTGTAAATATTTTTGCCTTGTTCATGTTGTTCTCAATCTTTGTCAGGTCCCACAAGGAAAAACGATCTGCTTATGCACCCCAATTCGGAGTGAGGTATGATGGAGTTTATCGAATCGAGAAATGCTGGCGTAAGAAGGGAATACAAGTAAGATACTAGGAAATCCTTGTAATTAATTACATTTAATAGATCCTAACATTTTTCCCCTATTGAATTGATTATCTTTCTCCAAAATGATCCTCAAGAGTCCTCTTTTTGGGTTAGGGTTGCTTGGTTTGCAGATATTTGTTCGTTAGATGTGACAATGAACCAGCTCCATGGACAAGGTTGGTTCCTTGTATCAATGTGTGTCTTTGTGTGAGCGCATATACATGCAATCTTGAACTTATTTTGGGTCATTCATCTGCAGTGATGAACATGGAGACCGTCCACACCCACTTCCAGTGGTTAAAGAGTTGAAGGGGGCAATTGATGTAACTGAAAGGAAGAAAGCTGCAGCATGGGATTATGATGTAAGTGGTGTTGTACAAAACTATGgtctgtttatttttcttgtatcTAAAATTCTAAATGTTATTGCATTATGAGGTATTGATTCATTTGCCCCTTCTTTCTACTAGGTTACTAGGTTAAGACAAGATAATCATCACTTGTTTTGCCCTAGATATTTTGCATATTCTTTGTTCCATTGAATTTAATTCCACCTTTATTGTTTATGCATTTCAGGAGGAAAAGGAATGCTGGATGTGGAAGAGACCCCCACCACCAAGCAAGAAAATGGATGCTATAAGGTATGAACATGGGATATCAGAAAAGATAAAAATTGTACGAAAAGTCAAGACCAAGCCAGTGAGAGATAGGCTTATGAAAGGTACATGTTGCCTTGGACTTTCCTATAAAGACTTTAACCATCTCTTAAACCACTTTGATTTGATTCCTTTGCAGTTATTACTATGTATGAGATTCTTAAGTTGATATAATTTTGCTTCTTGATTCATCAATTTTGCAGAGTTTGCATGCCTCTTGTGTCGCAAGGTGTTGAGCGTCCCTGTGACAACTCCTTGTGGCCACAACTTCTGCAAATCCTGTTTGGAGGGTGCCTTTTCTGGCAAAAGCTTTATCAGAAAGAGGGGAAGCGAAGGTGGGCGCACCTTGCGAGCACAgaagaatgttatgaaatgcCCTTCATGTTCAATTGACATAGCTGAATTTCTTCAGAACCCAGAGGTAGTACATCATGTCTCTTTCTAATTGTCTGAGCATATTGTTGGTGATGGTATTTGGGAAAGCTTGAATTTGATTTTACTCCCAAACTATTTTAATTAGGAAGGTGGATGTTATTGCCATTGACTATCTGTTTTTGCTTCTTGTTTTATATTTGACACCAAATGTGGATAACTTCAAATCCAACccttaatttgttttattttctgttaaCCCAAAGTCACTGAAAAATCTTAGGCCTTCTTTGAAATGAGATTCAATGGAGAGTTGGCAAGTTTAATTAGGTGGTGTTCACATTTAGAAATAAATCTTCTAAAGAGGAGCATTCATAAATATGCAATTTACAGTTTGTATGTGATCTTGCGATTGTATTTATGCTGTTTTTGGCCTTTGCAATAGGTTAACAGACACATGATGAGTGCGATAGAAACCCTACTCCGCGAGGCTGAGATAGAAGAGAGTTCTGAAGTGTCCAATGACAAAAATGATGAAAATATAGAGACTGTGAATGATGATGATGGGACAGAAGTTTCAAAGCATTGTGATTCAGGTGAGAATGTCCTAGAGGAGATCAAGGACAATGATTTGAATCAGCCACACAAGCGCAGAAAGGGTGCTGGTGATTCAGCTATTGTGAACACTGAGGAGCAAATCGATGTGGCAGGACTAGAGGACAATGTAATGACTTGCAGCACTTAAAAAAGGTTTGGTGTTGGATTGGAGCAAGCTATTTTGGAATTACAGACATAGCTATATTTTTTTTGATTGGATGGGTATATAGCTACATACATACATTATTAGCAGAACCAAAGCTATATAACTTTTTGTTGATGGCTGGCTCCTAGACTTTacttttaattgttgattgtttAAGCTCGTTTAGTCGAGTAAAATTCCCCTGATGTTGGGATTTGTAGTTTTACTATAGCCTATAGCCTTGTATGGAATATGGATTGGACATTGGAGTATGCTTTCATTTTGCAACTCCATGAAAAATGAATGCATACAATTATACATTGTCATTGCTTATGTTAGTACTTTGTTAttgttaataaaaattattttatgtaaTAAAAATTATTTCATCTAATTTGTGTACATTTGTAGTGGCTGGCTTGAATGGCAGACatcttaaattttatatattattataattataattagaaGTTANNNNNNNNNNNNNNNNNNNNNNNNNNNNNNNNNNNNNNNNNNNNNNNNNNNNNNNNNNNNNNNNNNNNNNNNNNNNNNNNNNNNNNNNNNNNNNNNNNNNNNNNNNNNNNNNNNNNNNNTTTTGCATAATAAAggtaaaataatgaaaatatttaTTGTATTTATCCGATTATAGGTTATAGATAGGGGTATTTTATTTATACAGAAAGGAGGGGCAATTACAATAAATTATGTCTgtggattttaaaaaaaaaattccaacaCTAAATTGtctttatttttatatgtatagATGTACAAATTACTGTTGGTTTTCCAGATTagtatttaatcaataaaataattttgattGATAATATCAAATGCTTTTATATTGATGGTGTAGTAACTTTGTCTTTGATTTCAAAAGTTAATTATTTAGCCATCTAATGTTAATTAACTTTTCACTTTTTGCCAATCTCTTACAGAAAAATTGGGCCTACGTAATCTTTACCTGGAGATATTGGCACTTGATGAGTTgtcccagtttttttttttatgaaaaaatatatgGAATTAACTTCTCTAACAATgaaataacttaattaattataattatattgataattaattttaaaatttttaaattcaaaatttaaaaaactttaaaattgattaagtaaacctaattaaaacctatagAAACTTCCATCTTTTCTCTTATATTAACCTACCCACCTCCAATAACCATCACATACACAGATCTCAGTCTTTCTCCGTCTCTGTCCTTATCCAAGACTCTACAACTTTTCAAACTGAAAGTGATGCAGTAATGCATTGAGTTGCTGATGTTGCGATCCAAAGAGGGACTTGGTTTGTTGAAGGAGAGCCCAGTTTTCAGTGGTGGGATCGTAGAAACTCATTTCAAAAACGCTATCGTGGTTGGAAT includes:
- the LOC107609234 gene encoding E3 ubiquitin-protein ligase ORTHRUS 2, with the translated sequence MAHSKALPCDSDGACMLCKQKPPPHEYLTCRPCHTPWHQPCLPAGTGPPTMAEVSTWECPDCADPAPVQASAPAVAGNSDSLVAAIRAIQGDTSLTDEEKAKKRQELVSRSSKPLAAAENGKAEKDIFDGSLNCSICMQLPERPVTTPCGHNFCLKCFQKWIGQAKRTCANCRSQIPPKMAENPRINDQLAIAIRLARQMKATGMVGAVAQPKVYVSRKNDELPDTCFTTERAKKTGKANACSGKIFVTIPSDFLGPITAEYDPRNNRGVLVGDTWEDRMDCRQWGAHFPHVAGIAGQKGFGAQSVALSGGYVDDEDHGEWFLYTGSGGKDLSGNKRTNKTHSFDQKFDNMNEALRVSCQQGYPVRVVRSHKEKRSAYAPQFGVRYDGVYRIEKCWRKKGIQGCLVCRYLFVRCDNEPAPWTSDEHGDRPHPLPVVKELKGAIDVTERKKAAAWDYDEEKECWMWKRPPPPSKKMDAIRYEHGISEKIKIVRKVKTKPVRDRLMKEFACLLCRKVLSVPVTTPCGHNFCKSCLEGAFSGKSFIRKRGSEGGRTLRAQKNVMKCPSCSIDIAEFLQNPEVNRHMMSAIETLLREAEIEESSEVSNDKNDENIETVNDDDGTEVSKHCDSGENVLEEIKDNDLNQPHKRRKGAGDSAIVNTEEQIDVAGLEDNVMTCST